The nucleotide window ATCGTCGAGGACCTCGACGAGGCGGGCGCGCTGTTGGACCGCCGCGACATCACCCACACGGTCAACGTCCACGAGCGCTGCGGGACGAGCGTCGAGTTCCTCGTCACCGAGCAGTGGTACGTCGAGATGCTCGACAAGACGGACGAGTACCTCGACGTCGGCCGGGAGATGGAGTGGTCGCCCGAGAAGATGTTCACCCGGTACGAACACTGGGTCGAGGGGCTCCAGTGGGACTGGCTCATCTCCCGCCAGCGCTCCTCCGGCATCCCGTTCCCGGTGTGGTACTGCGAGGACTGCGGCGAGGAGATCATCGCCGAGAAGGTGGACCTCCCCGTCGACCCGCTCTCCGACGACCCGCCCGTCGACGCCTGCCCCGAGTGCGGGCACGACGGGTTCGAGCCCGAGGACGACGTGCTCGACACGTGGGCCACCTCCAGCCTGACGCCGCTCATCAACGCCGGCTGGGACTGGGACGAGGAGGCCGGGGAGTTCACGATGGAGCGCCCGGAGCTGTATCGGTTCGACCTCCGGCCGCAGGGTCACGACATCATCAGTTTCTGGCTGTTCCACACGCTCGTCAAGTGCTACGAGCACACCGGCGAGGTGCCGTTCGAGGAGACGATGATCAACGGGCACGTCTTGGACGAGAACCGCGAGAAGATGTCCAAGTCCGTCGGCAACGTCGTCGAACCCGAGACGGTCTTGGAGGAGTTCCCGGTCGACGCCACGCGCTACTGGGCGGCCGGGACCGCGGTCGGCGACGACTTCCCGTTCAAGGAGAAGGACCTCCGCGCGGGCGAGAAGCTGATCCGGAAGCTGTGGAACGCCTCGAAGCTCGTCGAGTCGCTCGCGCCGGAGCCGCTCCCGGCCGAGCCGGACGACGGCCTGCGCGAACTCGACCGCTGGCTGCTGGCCGAGCTCGACGCCGAGGTCGAGCGGCTCACCGACCTGCTCGAAGAGCGCGCGTTCTCGAAGGCCCGGGACGAACTCCGGAGCTTCTTCTGGAACACGTTCTGTGACGACTACCTCGAGATCGCGAAACAGCGCGACGACGACGCGGCGGCGTACACGCTCCGGACCGCACACCGCCGGTTCCTGAAGCTGTTCGCGCCGCTGCTCGCGCACGTCACGGAAGAACTGTGGCACGACATGTACGCCGACGCCGTGCCGGACGCCGCCGATGTCGACGGGATCCGCCTCGCGGACGGCGCGAGCGAGTCGGTCCACCTCGCCGACTGGCCCGAGCCGCTTAGTGTCGAGGCCGACCGCGACGCCGGAACCGCGGCGACCGCAGTCGTCGGCGCGCTCCGGAAGTACAAAAGCGAGAACCAGCTCCCGCTCACCGCCCCGCTCGACGCCGTCGAGGTGTACGCCGACGTCCGCGGGTTCGAGGACGACATCACTGGCGTCATGCACGTCGACGACCTCGCGGTCCACCCCGACGGCGACGCACCCGTCGAGACGGTTATCACCGGTATCGACCTCGATTACGCCACTGTCGGTCCGAAGTACGGCGACCAGGTCGGCGACATCGAGGCCGCGCTGGCGCAGGGTGACTACGAGATCGACGGCGACGAACTCCGCGTCGCGGGCGTCACGCTGGTCGACGACGAGTTCGCGGTCGAAGAAGAGCGACAGTATCAGGGCGAGGGCGAACTGCTTCAGGCGGACGACGTCGTCGTCATCGTCCGAAACGAGGCGTAGATTTCCGCCGCCGACCCGTTTCTCTCACAGGTCCGTACCGACCGCGTCCTCGACCGACTCGAACCCGTCACGGTCGAGCAGCTCCAGAAGGCCCTCGTTGATGTCGCGCGCGAGTCCCGGCCCCTCGTAGACGAGTCCGGTGTACAGTTGGACCATCGAAGCGCCCGCTCGTATCTTCTCGTACGCGCCCGCGGCGTCGGAGACGCCGCCGACCCCGATCACCGGAACGTCGGTCCGCTCCGCGACGAACCGCACCCGATCCGTCGCCAGCGACTCGATCGGCTTCCCCGAGAGCCCGCCCCGCTCGGCCCGGTTGTGGCTCCGGAGCGAGTCCGGGCGCGACGTCGTCGTGTTGGTCGCGATGACGCCGTCGAGGTCGAGGTCGTCGACGACCGCGAGCGCGTCCGCGACGGCCGGGTCAGGGAGATCGGGTGAGAGCTTCACGAGGAGCGGGTCGGCACCGGCGTCGTCGAGCGTTCCGAGGATGCGCTCTAAGGCGGCCCGGTTCTGGAGTTCACGGAGCCCCGGCGTGTTGGGGCTGGAGACGTTGACGACGAAGTAGTCGCCCGCGTCCGCGACGCGCTCGTACGTGTACAGGTAGTCGTCGGGGGCGTCGGCGAGGGGCGTCGACTTGGACTTCCCGATGTTGATCCCGACCGGCACGTCCGGGAGGGGGTCGCGGTCGAGACGCTCTCCGACCCTGTCCGCGCCCTCGTTGTTGAACCCCATCCGGTTGACGAGCGCTTCGTCCTCCGGGAGTCGAAACAGTCGCGGGCGTGGGTTCCCCGGCTGCCGTTCGGCGGTGACCCCACCGATCTCGACGTGTCCGAACCCGAGCGAGGCCAACGCCCGCGGCACCT belongs to Halorubrum sp. DM2 and includes:
- a CDS encoding valine--tRNA ligase — translated: MPSGEYDPDAVEPRWQRRWVDEETYAYPDEDPVDPNTVFSIDTPPPTVSGSLHMGHLYGFTLQDFVARFERMNGGATFFPFGYDDNGIASERLTEDELDIRHQEFERREFQAKCREVCADYEEQFTENVQSLGVSVDWDHTYQTIEPRVQRVSQLSFVDLYDQGREYREKAPAIWCPECETAISQVETEDDEQASHFNDIAFDVAGSDENGDLPDEFVISTTRPELLPACVAVFVHPDDDENQDLVGESAEVPLFGHEVPIIADERVDTETGSGIVMCCTFGDQNDIEWYQVHDLDLRVAIDESGHMTEVAEEYEGLHSSEAGEAIVEDLDEAGALLDRRDITHTVNVHERCGTSVEFLVTEQWYVEMLDKTDEYLDVGREMEWSPEKMFTRYEHWVEGLQWDWLISRQRSSGIPFPVWYCEDCGEEIIAEKVDLPVDPLSDDPPVDACPECGHDGFEPEDDVLDTWATSSLTPLINAGWDWDEEAGEFTMERPELYRFDLRPQGHDIISFWLFHTLVKCYEHTGEVPFEETMINGHVLDENREKMSKSVGNVVEPETVLEEFPVDATRYWAAGTAVGDDFPFKEKDLRAGEKLIRKLWNASKLVESLAPEPLPAEPDDGLRELDRWLLAELDAEVERLTDLLEERAFSKARDELRSFFWNTFCDDYLEIAKQRDDDAAAYTLRTAHRRFLKLFAPLLAHVTEELWHDMYADAVPDAADVDGIRLADGASESVHLADWPEPLSVEADRDAGTAATAVVGALRKYKSENQLPLTAPLDAVEVYADVRGFEDDITGVMHVDDLAVHPDGDAPVETVITGIDLDYATVGPKYGDQVGDIEAALAQGDYEIDGDELRVAGVTLVDDEFAVEEERQYQGEGELLQADDVVVIVRNEA
- a CDS encoding quinone-dependent dihydroorotate dehydrogenase; translated protein: MGAYDLLKPALFRLPPETAHGLIHRLLGGVQGTPVGSALAERYTVDDERLAVDAFGSTFSNPVGVAAGFDKNAEVPRALASLGFGHVEIGGVTAERQPGNPRPRLFRLPEDEALVNRMGFNNEGADRVGERLDRDPLPDVPVGINIGKSKSTPLADAPDDYLYTYERVADAGDYFVVNVSSPNTPGLRELQNRAALERILGTLDDAGADPLLVKLSPDLPDPAVADALAVVDDLDLDGVIATNTTTSRPDSLRSHNRAERGGLSGKPIESLATDRVRFVAERTDVPVIGVGGVSDAAGAYEKIRAGASMVQLYTGLVYEGPGLARDINEGLLELLDRDGFESVEDAVGTDL